The sequence below is a genomic window from Sebastes fasciatus isolate fSebFas1 chromosome 18, fSebFas1.pri, whole genome shotgun sequence.
TCTCTTTTCTTGCTGTTGGTTCTGcaacataaaaatatgaataagttatattaaattaaaatggaTATTCTCCTCAAGAGAAGCTCAGTGAGTTCCAGAGTTTATTCACCTTTctttgcagcagcagctttgGTTTTGTCTTTGGCAGCTGCAGCGTCTAGATTTGGAGAAATGAGTGTTGAGTTATGTTATTAATATCTTACTGAAGTGTGTGTAGATTTACTATCTGGATCATAATCATCTGTAACACTGAAAACATAAAGGACCTTTCTttgttgtctgtctggctgctgctgctgtctctgaggGGATAAATGAGTAATGAATTAATCCTGTGTCATAGCGTACATCACTGTTTAATGCTGCAGACGTGGTTATTTACGACAGATTAAACATTCAGTGGATCTGGAGACGCAGACGGTACCTTTTTCTGTTTCAGCAGCCTTGCTTTTCTTCTTTGCTGCTGGAAAATATCACATATTGATTATTGTTCACAGCAGTGATTAAGAGAAAGATAATTCTGTGAGTTTAACTATGAATTAAATAGTTTGTACCTTTCTTGGTGGAGGCAGCCTTCACTTCCTCCTCAACAGTCTCTGGTTctttaagagagaaaacagattAGACAAGTcaacaaactgaaggtttctcTTTTATATTTCTTCAGcaaaaatactttattacagtttgaagtaacattttcaatctGGTGAATATGTTGAATCAAAATTAAACTCATCATTTACTCTCCCTGACAGGTCAACTGTTTCTCATCTCAACcgaaataagttgtagttttgttacctaaacctaaagaagttgtagttttgttatctaaacctaaagaagttgtagttttgttacctaaacataaagaagttatagttttgttacctaaacctaaagaagttgtagttttgttacctaaacctaaagaagttgtagttgtgttacctaaacctaaagaagttatagtgtTGTTACCTAAACcgaaataagttgtagttttgttacctaaacctaaagaagttgtagttttgttacctaaaccgaaataagttgtagttttgttacctaaacctaaagaagttgtagttttgttacctaaacctaaagaagttatagttttgttacataaacttaaagaagttatagttttgttacctaaacctaaagaagttgtagttttgttacctaaaccgaAATAAGctatagttttgttacctaaacctaaaaaagttgtagttttgttacctaaaccgaaataagttgtagttttgttacctaaacctaaagaagttgtagttttgttacctaaaccgaaataagttgtagttttgttacctaaacctaaagaagttgtagttttgttacctaaacataaagaagttatagttttgttacctaaacctaaagaagttgtagttttgttacctaaacctaaagaagttgtagttgtgttacctaaacctaaagaagttatagtgtTGTTACCTAAACcgaaataagttgtagttttgttacctaaacctaaagaagttgtagttttgttacctaaaccgaaataagttgtagttttgttacctaaacctaaagaagttgtagttttgttacctaaacctaaagaagttatagttttgttacataaacttaaagaagttatagttttgttacctaaacctaaagaagttgtagttttgttacctaaaccgaaataagctgtagttttgttacctaaacctaaaaaagttgtagttttgttacctaaaccgaaataagttgtagttttgttacctaaacctaaagaagttgtagttttgttacctaaaccgaaataagttgtagttttgttacctaaacctaaagaagttgtagttttgttacctaaaccgaaataagttgtagttttgttacctaaacctaaagaagttgtagttttgttacataaacttaaagaagttgtagttttgttacctaaaccgaaataagttgtagttttgttacctaaacctaaaaaagttgtaattttgttacctaaacctaaagaagttatagttttgttacctaaacctaaagaagttgtagttttgttacctaaacctaaaaaagttgtagttttgttgcctaaacctaaagaagttgtagttttgttacataaacctaaagaagttatagttttgttacctaaacctaaagaagttgtagttttgttacctaaaccgaaataagttgtagttttgttacctaaacctaaataagttatagttttgttacctaaacctaaaaaagttgtagttttgttgcctaaacctaaagaagttgtagttttgttacataaacctaaagaagttatagttttgttacctaaaccgaaataagttgtagttttgttacctaaacctaaaaaagttgtagttttgttacctaaacctaaagaaggtgtagttttgttacataaacctaaagaagttgtagttttgttacctaaaccgaaataagttgtagttttgttacctaaacctaaaaaagttgtagttttgttacctaaacctaaagaagttatagttttgttacctaaacctaaagaagttatagttttgttacctaaacctaaagaagttgtagttttgttgcctaaacttatgaatttgtagttttgttcatttttacaacataataggtgtagtaggcgtagtaggcgtagtaggcccctactgacccacatgtatggtgcttatagcgactgatctcgcctatttaatggcctgataacaggtGAATCAGGTGAATCAGGTGAATGAGGTGAATCAGGTGAATCAGGTGAACCAGGTGAACCAGGTGAATGAGGTGAATGAGGTGAAGCAGGTGAACCAGGTGAACCAGGTGAATGAGGTGAATGAGGTGAAGCAGGTGAACCAGGTGGAATGGGGGATAATAAATTAGTTCAGCCATATTGACTGGAAGCTTTGAATCTGTACGTACCGTATCAGAATATCAGAATAAATGGTGTGTTCTCACCGTGGACCGGAGCTCCAGCCGGCTGAGCTTCAGCAGCTGGACTCTGGATCTCAGGCTGGACTGGAGCCTCTCGCTCTGTGGCCTCTGGCTGTACTGGCTGTACTGGTTCTGCTTGGGGCTGCATCACTGGCTGCATGGGTTGATACGGTTGGTACTGGGCGTAGAGCGGCTGCTGATAAAGAGGCTGCAGCGGTGGAGCTCCGGGATGGACCGGGTGAGCATTCAGAACCGGAGCAGACGGAGCTGGAaacaaatatgtgttttataGTCCAGCAACATCATTACTGATATTATATCAGTCATAGCTGATGTGACAACAGTGTGAGTACCTGACATGGTCGGAGGAGGGTACGGGTTGTCTGTGACCACGTGATGAACTGGAACATAAagagatatgtatatatatatatatatatatatatatatatatatatatatagaagcaGAAGAGTTATGAAGtcagatatttatttcctcTGCATGATAACTTACCGTACCAGCCAGGTGGGGACGGGCAGTAGACTGGAGCAGGACGGCATGGACCAACTGAAAATACATCCTCCAGGTTACTACatgaatataattatatatacattCAATTCATAATGAATATAACAGCTATTATACCTTCATGTCCCGATTCTGGGACCTCCTCTTGTTTCttcgtctctgtctctgtcagagAAAAAGAACCTGCTAAGTACAACAGACTGCTGCTacgtacaacagaccgttgctacgtacaacagaccgttgctacgtacaacagaccgttgctacgtataacagaccgttgctacgtacaacagaccgttgctacgtacaacagaccgttgctacgtacaacagaccgttgctacgtacaacagaccgttgctacgtacaacagaccgttgctacgtacaacagaccgttgctacgtgtaacagaccgttgctacgtacaacagaccgttgctacgtacaacagaccgttgctacgtacaacagaccgttgctacgtacaacagaccgttgctacgtacaacagaccgttgctacgtgtaacagaccgttgctacgtacaacagaccgttgctacgtatagcagaccgttgctacgtataacagaccgttgttatgaataacagaccgttgctacgtgtaacagaccgttgctacgtatagcagaccattgttatgaataacagaccgttgctacgtgtaacagaccgttgttatgaataacagaccgttgctacgtatagcagaccgttgttatgaataacagaccgttgctacgtatagcagaccgttgttatgaataacagaccgttgctacgtatagcagaccgttgctacgtgtaacagaccgttgctacgtgtaacagaccgttgctacgtatagcagaccgttgctacgtatagcagaccgttgctacgtatagcagaccgttgctagccgtgtaataagcaggataatgtacagctagcaggtcattgttgtgaaataagccctttcagggtgatgagagacGCTCAGcgtcgccctgtcagggttcaTTTCACAAcgatgaccggctcgctgtacattatcctttatTGAAGAGTACATTATCCTTTATAGAAGAGTACATTATCCTTTATAGAAGAGTACATTATCCTTTATAGAAGAGTACATTATCCTTTATAGAAGAGTGTCATCCTGACTGTCTATACTTTAATATTACTACTATCTGAATGGAGGGTTGAAGgactgtacagattgtaaagtgatttgtgatattgggcgatataaacatatatatatatatatatatatatatatatacaataggAAACTTGTGTTGTGTCTAATCACAGATGAGTGACTGCGACTTATTAGCGGCTGAATCGTCCACTTACCTTTCCTGTCCGTCTTGGTGGGACTCTTTTCCACTCTCTTGGCTTTTTATTGGAATGAACAAGAGAAAACATCCCGTTAGTTTAAGCAACACTATTTATCAGTGTGAGGTTAAAGCTAGCTAGTTaaagttagcttagcataaagactggaaacagttgATCGGCCTGATACTTCATGGACAGATGAGCTCCTGATTCACCGTTCCACGGCTGCAGTAAATGTGTGAATACCTCTGAGGAGAGCAGGAAGTCTCTTGATCCGCCGGATTTTTGGCTCCAGAGCTGCAATTCTGGGCAGAGCTGGAAGCAACACCATCCCATCATTTAACTCATCCCATCACAGTAAGAACAAGGATCACACCGGGTGTTCGCTAtgtttcagtgttcagtgttacCTTTCCGTTTTGGCTTGTCATCGGTCTTCACAGCTTCACGCTcttaaaatcaaacaaaatgaaattattagttattagttaatGTTTAGTTTTAGCTTAGAGAAGCAGGTTGatcagaaacactgaaacatcatcatcaccatacATTAGCTTTGTTTGTCTTTGGAGTTTAGTGTCAGAACCTTGTTCTTATCCGTACTGTACCTTTTCTCCTCCTCACAGCTGAAACTCTTCTAACAGCATCTGAAAACAGCAACATCAGATCACTGACATACAACTACGACCTGGAACAGCTTTATCAGAGAGATGTGTTATCTTTCACCAACACTCTTCTTTCATTCTCTCTGCTACTGTGAAAACGTTAAAGTGAAGCGCTACAGCTACCAAACAGCCTCTAAACTGACTCCACCTGAACCTTCAACCCTTAATGGAATAAAGTCACACCACCGACACTCTGCTCAAACAAAGACGTTCTTCACACGACAGTCTCAAACCTTTTCTGTCTGCTGTCTTGGTGGCGGTCTCTTTGACCTTTGCAGAGGTCATACAAGGACACACTGAAACCACAAAGCACACGGTCCAGGTGAGGTTACAGGTAAATGTGATGTATAACAGTCCAGGTGAGGTTACAGGTAAATGTGATGTATAACAGTCCAGGTGAGGTTACAGGTAAATGTGATGTATAACAGTCCAGGTGAGGTTACAGGTAAATGTGATGTATAACAGTCCAGGTGAGGTTACAGGTAAATGTGATGTATAACAGTCCAGGTGAGGTTACAGGTAAATGTGATGTATAACAGTCCAGGTGAGGTTACAGGTAAATGTGATGTATAACAGTCCAGGTGAGGTTACAGGTAAATGTGATGTATAACAGGTGTAACGGTCTCTCTGACCTGTGGGTTCAGTCTTTGGTGCTTCTTCCTCCTCAGGTTCAGGTATAGGTTTGATCACATCCACCATGGCCTTCTCCTCATCGTCGTCTtcatcgtcctcctcctcttctctgtcttcAGGCTCGTCTACTGTTTTCTTTAGTCCAGCTGTCGGCTCTTCGTCCTccccctcatcatcatcatcatcatcatcgtcgtccTCCTCAGCGGCAGCAGGCTGAGCGGTGACTGAGGCTGAAAGCAGAAACAGACGTTTATATTCATGTGTCAGGTGACTGGTGACGTTGAACTGTAGTTTACTATTGACTTCATAAACACTGAATATGAATGAAATACACTTTAAGAGAAACTGTTAGATGATGTGTATGAAACGCAGCAGGTAGTGTGATAATCACCAACTGTTTCTGCTTCAGCATCCTCAGTCTTGTCTTCATCAGCAGCCTGTTTGACGTCCTCcgcatcctcttcctcttcctcatcctcctcctcatcctcctcctcttcctcgtttGCCTCAGTCTTTACCGCCTCCTCCTGGACAGTGAACGCTGCAGTGGCAGCtacaaacacacagtcagagagcagagaaggaaagagatgaaactctgatGCTTTTTAACAacagctgccattttggactgaaaaagcatattattattattattattattattattattattattattattattatatggtCTGACCTGTACTTATTATCTGTACCTAAAGTCCACACAGAACTAGGTAAGATGGCCTTCTCCTGGAACACACTGGAAGCTCAGTTGAAACTGGAGTCTGATgacttttgatgaatttaaaacatgaatgaaagaCCTGGAAGAGAGTCAGTcaggagctgtctgtgtttctggaTACTTTCACTTTAGCGTTGGCTTCCAACACTTGATTTGAATGtgtttgtatgatattatgctatgtatttattcagcatttgttttatgttgtggcgtctgaagTTTGTTTGAATGCTGCTGTCTTGACCAGGTCTCTCTTActaaagagattcttaatctcaatgagtactccTGTTGAAGTAATCCCTTTTTAAactacataaaaatgtgataaacaaagataaagtattaatcctataaccctgtgtttattactgaaacagcatacaaCCATAGTGCTGCTGTATTTTCATTAGAGCCCCAGTGctgtaactcacagctctaAGTGATGTAATGCAAACAAACTCCAGATCACCTCTCAGCTGCGTGGACAGGGATCTGTCTCTGACATAATGGATGTCGGGGAGGCAGCTAGAGCAGATGTATGGTAGATGTtgacagagaccagtagaaGTGGAGAACACTAAGATATATGATGGCGGAGAGGTGGGATGAGTTCTTTGATCTAGTATAGAGGGTTGTGATGTGGAGTCCGCGAACAGTCGCGTCCGGATCGGCTCGggtttggttgtgtttttgtctgctgatattgaaacacaataaaactctgCTTCTTGCAGCATCAAGAGATTCATCTGAGCAACctgttgactttctgacaccGTTAAAatgaacattgaagaacattgaACTGAGATCTCAGCCACTCCAGACCCAacactacctggttaaataaaggctaaataaaatataaaaaatgatatatgtatagaatattttattgttcaacagaggccttttcggtagaatatgacaatagaatagaaatcatttatTTGTACTTTTGTTTTACCGGCGTCCGGTcgtctctttcagtccaaaatggcttctaactattgactttcacttcttagtgatatacgttctttggtttaGTTTCACAGCCAGTGTTCAAAGATTACCTGTGTACTTGTgctaatcaataataataataatgatcaataATACTGGAATATACCTGCTAGCaggacatcatcatcattatcatcgtCTTCTTCATCCTCCCTAGCTAAGGACTCCGATGGgacatcttcatcttcatcttcatcgtcTTGATCGAAGGTGAACTCAAACGAGCTGCTATCGATATCTTCATCATCCTTATCGTCATCATCGTCGCTtgtgtcatagatgatgtcatcactgaAGACAGTCTCTTCATCGGTTGTAGGATCAATGtcgtcatcatcttcatcacctaaGACTCCGCTGTCTGTGCTCTCAAAGGGAGGGACgtccacttcctcttcctcctcctcttcatcatcatcttcttcagtgacatcatcaggtcTGTCACCGTCGACGTCGAGGTCAACGTGGACGTCTTTGTCAAGGTCAAAGTCCAGGTCTTCGTCTTTGAGGTCGCTGTCTTCGTCATCATCTTCATCGTCTGCAAAGTGCTCAGAAGAGGCGACGGAGACGTCCTCGTCTGATTGGTCCAGCTCTTCATCATCGTCTTCCTCAAAAACAGGTAGAGGAGGAAGATCTTCCTCTTCAGCAGGTTTATGatcttcctcatcttcctcatcctcaATGGCAGCAGGAACAGGAGGAAGATCGAGCTCCAGGTCTTCATCGCTGTCTCCTGCGATGACATCATCGCTGTCAGACGTCGGGACGCCCTCCGCTAATCTGTCGTCTTCATCGTCTTCATCgttgtcctcttcctcctcctcctcactggaGAGAAGTGCAGATTCACTGACGTCTGAGGTGTCAGTGAAGGCATCGTCACTGGAGTCGTCTTCGTCTTTTTCATCATCTTCGTCAGGCAGGACTACGTCTTCGTCACCGTCTCTGACGTCAACGGGAGCGCCAGACTCTTCATCCTCAGACGGGGGGGTAGGTTCAGGAGactcttcttcatcatcttcatcatcttcatcatcctcagCAGCTGCAGGTTCAGGCACCTCTtcaacatcttcatcatcttcatcatcctcagCAGCTGCAGGTTCAGGCACCTCTtcaacatcttcatcatcttcatcatcctcagCAGCTGCAGGTTCAGTCACCTCTTCATCATCTTTGTCAGCCTCTTTCatgtcatcttcatcatcatcatcttcttcaaTCTCAGCTGCAGCTGCTTCAGGTTCCTTCTCATCTTCCTCGTCTTCATCCTCATCTcgctccacctcctcttcctcctcctccgcttcCTTCACCTCATCATCCTCTTCATCAGCAGCTGCTTcaactccctcctcctcctcctcctcttcttcaactccttctgctgcttcctcttcttcctcttcgtcctcctcctcctcttcttcctcctcctcagcttctgcccccacctcctcttcctcctcctcctcctcctcagcttctGCCCccacctcttcttcctcctcctcctcttcctcttcctcctcgtcctcaaGTTCTGCCCccacctcttcttcctcctcctcctcttcctcttcctcctcgtcctcaaGTTCTGCCCccacctcttcttcctcctcctcctcttcctcctcctcctcttcctccactccttcctcctcctcgtcctcctcctcttcttcctcctcctcgtcctcctccactccttcctcctcctcctcatcctcctcttcagctTCCTCCTCATAATATTGTTTATACTCCTCATCATACTCCTCTTCATAATCCTCTTCATACTCCTCctcgtcgtcctcctcctcttcctcctcatctgcgtactcctcctcctgctcctcctcctgctcctcctcctgctcctcctcctcctcctcctcctgctcctcctcctcctcctcctctccagcagCCTCCACTttgtctccctcttcctctcccacctcctcctcctcttcctcttcctcctccaccacttCAATCACTGGTTGTTTGGTCTGAGCCTGCATCCCTATGACTGTAAGAAACACGTTGGTCTAATTAGTACTGTAATGATATGAATGTtagttattatattaataattcatattaataaagTAACAATCAATCAACAAATCAATAAAGCCACAAATCCCTTATCAGATATTTGAGCTCTGGTGGCGTTATGGAGTAAAGATCATATTATAATAGTGATGTGGAACATTTGAAACCAGTTGCTTATTTATTAGTGCTGTCAATATTTaaacgtgattaatcacatgattatcgatagttaatagttaatcgtgatttaactgcaaatgaatcacacatgttctatctgttctaaacgaaccttaaagggagattagtccagtatttaatcctcttatcaacatgggagtggactaataatatctatatctatatctatatctatatgtagatatatatatttagcagGTCAGCTAatgatgttttactgtatctGCTGCATGTTGTTATCTAatgatgttttactgtatctactgtatgttgttatctagtgatgttttactgtatctactgtatgttgttatctagtgatgttttactgtatctactgtatgttgttatctagtgatgttttactgtatctgctgtatgttgttatctagtgatgttttactgtatctactgtatgttgttatctagtgatgttttactgtatctactgtatgttgttatctagtgatgttttactgtatctactgtacgttgttatctagtgatgttttactgtatctactgtatgttgttatctagtgatgttttactgtatctactgtatgttgttatctagtgatgttttactgtatctactgtacgttgttatctagtgatgttttactgtatctactgtatgttgttatctagtgatgttttactgtatctGCTGCatgttgttatctagtgatgttttactgtatctGCTGCatgttgttatctagtgatgttttactgtatctactgtatgttgttatctagagatgttttactgtatctactgtatgttgttatctaatgatgttttactgtatctactgtatgttgttatctagtgatgttttactgtatctactgtatgttgttatctagtgatgttttactgtatctactgtatgttgttatctagtgatgttttactgtatctGCTGTACGTTGTTATCTAatgatgttttac
It includes:
- the LOC141755836 gene encoding uncharacterized protein LOC141755836 isoform X7, coding for MTETVGARSSTTTTTIMVIDRNVDAGAASGRGPKKTFTEDLHSTFSSPLAWILVLALLITWSCVFVIMFDLMDYRTVSGGLSRIGSDPMKAVNDAVEESTNVISVMLKFVSNLVAPAEDEGNLYAVRKKGEFLPSRSKVIGMQAQTKQPVIEVVEEEEEEEEEVGEEEGDKVEAAGEEEEEEEQEEEEEEEQEEEQEEEQEEEYADEEEEEEDDEEEYEEDYEEEYDEEYKQYYEEEAEEEDEEEEEGVEEDEEEEEEEEDEEEEGVEEEEEEEEEEEEEEVGAELEDEEEEEEEEEEEEVGAELEDEEEEEEEEEEEEVGAEAEEEEEEEEEVGAEAEEEEEEEEEDEEEEEEAAEGVEEEEEEEEGVEAAADEEDDEVKEAEEEEEEVERDEDEDEEDEKEPEAAAAEIEEDDDDEDDMKEADKDDEEVTEPAAAEDDEDDEDVEEVPEPAAAEDDEDDEDVEEVPEPAAAEDDEDDEDDEEESPEPTPPSEDEESGAPVDVRDGDEDVVLPDEDDEKDEDDSSDDAFTDTSDVSESALLSSEEEEEEDNDEDDEDDRLAEGVPTSDSDDVIAGDSDEDLELDLPPVPAAIEDEEDEEDHKPAEEEDLPPLPVFEEDDDEELDQSDEDVSVASSEHFADDEDDDEDSDLKDEDLDFDLDKDVHVDLDVDGDRPDDVTEEDDDEEEEEEEVDVPPFESTDSGVLGDEDDDDIDPTTDEETVFSDDIIYDTSDDDDDKDDEDIDSSSFEFTFDQDDEDEDEDVPSESLAREDEEDDDNDDDVLLAAATAAFTVQEEAVKTEANEEEEEDEEEDEEEEEDAEDVKQAADEDKTEDAEAETVASVTAQPAAAEEDDDDDDDDDEGEDEEPTAGLKKTVDEPEDREEEEDDEDDDEEKAMVDVIKPIPEPEEEEAPKTEPTVCPCMTSAKVKETATKTADRKDAVRRVSAVRRRKEREAVKTDDKPKRKALPRIAALEPKIRRIKRLPALLRAKRVEKSPTKTDRKETETKKQEEVPESGHEVGPCRPAPVYCPSPPGWYVHHVVTDNPYPPPTMSAPSAPVLNAHPVHPGAPPLQPLYQQPLYAQYQPYQPMQPVMQPQAEPVQPVQPEATEREAPVQPEIQSPAAEAQPAGAPVHEPETVEEEVKAASTKKAAKKKSKAAETEKETAAAARQTTKKDAAAAKDKTKAAAAKKEPTARKEKTKPAAAAKKEKTVKEKTKPAVAAKKEKAVKEKTKSPAVAAKKEKTKPAAAAKKEKAVKEKTKPAAAAKKEPAVKEKTKPAAAAKKDAAAAPHKRRSAESGVRSKVKTSRAQKEPEPEPEPEPEPRPQPIRLRSRLEAVRKTNVTSEAKEGKPARAPSQPGKAEKKSVKEAQDKEKQPSQAKAQTDDNITEKKKPGQRYFQCIYVPGKNAQYPLRPFTPAMSPAMMSPAMMSPALRSMMEQQQQQQQQQQQQQQQRAARASGR
- the LOC141755836 gene encoding uncharacterized protein LOC141755836 isoform X12 — translated: MTETVGARSSTTTTTIMVIDRNVDAGAASGRGPKKTFTEDLHSTFSSPLAWILVLALLITWSCVFVIMFDLMDYRTVSGGLSRIGSDPMKAVNDAVEESTNVISVMLKFVSNLVAPAEDEGNLYAVRKKGEFLPSRSKVIGMQAQTKQPVIEVVEEEEEEEEEVGEEEGDKVEAAGEEEEEEEQEEEEEEEQEEEQEEEQEEEYADEEEEEEDDEEEYEEDYEEEYDEEYKQYYEEEAEEEDEEEEEGVEEDEEEEEEEEDEEEEGVEEEEEEEEEEEEEEVGAELEDEEEEEEEEEEEEVGAELEDEEEEEEEEEEEEVGAEAEEEEEEEEEVGAEAEEEEEEEEEDEEEEEEAAEGVEEEEEEEEGVEAAADEEDDEVKEAEEEEEEVERDEDEDEEDEKEPEAAAAEIEEDDDDEDDMKEADKDDEEVTEPAAAEDDEDDEDVEEVPEPAAAEDDEDDEDVEEVPEPAAAEDDEDDEDDEEESPEPTPPSEDEESGAPVDVRDGDEDVVLPDEDDEKDEDDSSDDAFTDTSDVSESALLSSEEEEEEDNDEDDEDDRLAEGVPTSDSDDVIAGDSDEDLELDLPPVPAAIEDEEDEEDHKPAEEEDLPPLPVFEEDDDEELDQSDEDVSVASSEHFADDEDDDEDSDLKDEDLDFDLDKDVHVDLDVDGDRPDDVTEEDDDEEEEEEEVDVPPFESTDSGVLGDEDDDDIDPTTDEETVFSDDIIYDTSDDDDDKDDEDIDSSSFEFTFDQDDEDEDEDVPSESLAREDEEDDDNDDDVLLAAATAAFTVQEEAVKTEANEEEEEDEEEDEEEEEDAEDVKQAADEDKTEDAEAETVASVTAQPAAAEEDDDDDDDDDEGEDEEPTAGLKKTVDEPEDREEEEDDEDDDEEKAMVDVIKPIPEPEEEEAPKTEPTVCPCMTSAKVKETATKTADRKDAVRRVSAVRRRKEREAVKTDDKPKRKALPRIAALEPKIRRIKRLPALLRAKRVEKSPTKTDRKETETKKQEEVPESGHEVGPCRPAPVYCPSPPGWYVHHVVTDNPYPPPTMSAPSAPVLNAHPVHPGAPPLQPLYQQPLYAQYQPYQPMQPVMQPQAEPVQPVQPEATEREAPVQPEIQSPAAEAQPAGAPVHEPETVEEEVKAASTKKAAKKKSKAAETEKETAAAARQTTKKDAAAAKDKTKAAAAKKEPTARKEKTKPAAAAKKEKTVKEKTKPAVAAKKEKAVKEKTKPAAAAKKEPAVKEKTKPAAAAKKDAAAAPHKRRSAESGVRSKVKTSRAQKEPEPEPEPEPEPRPQPIRLRSRLEAVRKTNVTSEAKEGKPARAPSQPGKAEKKSVKEAQDKEKQPSQAKNGNRASEEAQTDDNITEKKKPGQRYFQCIYVPGKNAQYPLRPFTPAMSPAMMSPAMMSPALRSMMEQQQQQQQQQQQQQQQRAARASGR
- the LOC141755836 gene encoding uncharacterized protein LOC141755836 isoform X4; translation: MTETVGARSSTTTTTIMVIDRNVDAGAASGRGPKKTFTEDLHSTFSSPLAWILVLALLITWSCVFVIMFDLMDYRTVSGGLSRIGSDPMKAVNDAVEESTNVISVMLKFVSNLVAPAEDEGNLYAVRKKGEFLPSRSKVIGMQAQTKQPVIEVVEEEEEEEEEVGEEEGDKVEAAGEEEEEEEQEEEEEEEQEEEQEEEQEEEYADEEEEEEDDEEEYEEDYEEEYDEEYKQYYEEEAEEEDEEEEEGVEEDEEEEEEEEDEEEEGVEEEEEEEEEEEEEEVGAELEDEEEEEEEEEEEEVGAELEDEEEEEEEEEEEEVGAEAEEEEEEEEEVGAEAEEEEEEEEEDEEEEEEAAEGVEEEEEEEEGVEAAADEEDDEVKEAEEEEEEVERDEDEDEEDEKEPEAAAAEIEEDDDDEDDMKEADKDDEEVTEPAAAEDDEDDEDVEEVPEPAAAEDDEDDEDVEEVPEPAAAEDDEDDEDDEEESPEPTPPSEDEESGAPVDVRDGDEDVVLPDEDDEKDEDDSSDDAFTDTSDVSESALLSSEEEEEEDNDEDDEDDRLAEGVPTSDSDDVIAGDSDEDLELDLPPVPAAIEDEEDEEDHKPAEEEDLPPLPVFEEDDDEELDQSDEDVSVASSEHFADDEDDDEDSDLKDEDLDFDLDKDVHVDLDVDGDRPDDVTEEDDDEEEEEEEVDVPPFESTDSGVLGDEDDDDIDPTTDEETVFSDDIIYDTSDDDDDKDDEDIDSSSFEFTFDQDDEDEDEDVPSESLAREDEEDDDNDDDVLLAAATAAFTVQEEAVKTEANEEEEEDEEEDEEEEEDAEDVKQAADEDKTEDAEAETVASVTAQPAAAEEDDDDDDDDDEGEDEEPTAGLKKTVDEPEDREEEEDDEDDDEEKAMVDVIKPIPEPEEEEAPKTEPTVCPCMTSAKVKETATKTADRKDAVRRVSAVRRRKEREAVKTDDKPKRKALPRIAALEPKIRRIKRLPALLRAKRVEKSPTKTDRKETETKKQEEVPESGHEVGPCRPAPVYCPSPPGWYVHHVVTDNPYPPPTMSAPSAPVLNAHPVHPGAPPLQPLYQQPLYAQYQPYQPMQPVMQPQAEPVQPVQPEATEREAPVQPEIQSPAAEAQPAGAPVHEPETVEEEVKAASTKKAAKKKSKAAETEKETAAAARQTTKKDAAAAKDKTKAAAAKKEPTARKEKTKPAAAAKKEKTVKEKTKPAVAAKKEKAVKEKTKSPAVAAKKEKTKPAAAAKKEKAVKEKTKPAAAAKKEPAVKEKTKPAAAAKKDAAAAPHKRRSAESGVRSKVKTSRAQKEPEPEPEPRPQPIRLRSRLEAVRKTNVTSEAKEGKPARAPSQPGKAEKKSVKEAQDKEKQPSQAKNGNRASEEAQTDDNITEKKKPGQRYFQCIYVPGKNAQYPLRPFTPAMSPAMMSPAMMSPALRSMMEQQQQQQQQQQQQQQQRAARASGR